Proteins from a genomic interval of Granulicella sp. L56:
- the ybeY gene encoding rRNA maturation RNase YbeY, with the protein MINIDHSDAAELSKSGLTRFFNRAREAVGLHGEVEVLLADDATLRSLNKTFRHKNKATDVLSFPAAENPYGHAGDLAISLDTAARQAAAFGHTLRDEVRILLLHGLLHLSGMDHETDKGEMAAREAELRHELRLPVTLIERVSSIKKRVNHGRRA; encoded by the coding sequence ATGATCAACATCGACCATTCCGATGCTGCGGAGCTTTCGAAGTCCGGCCTGACGCGTTTTTTCAACCGCGCTCGCGAAGCAGTTGGATTGCACGGCGAAGTCGAAGTTCTGTTGGCCGACGATGCCACGCTGCGCAGCCTGAACAAGACCTTTCGCCATAAGAACAAGGCCACCGATGTGCTCAGTTTTCCGGCAGCCGAAAATCCCTATGGCCATGCTGGCGATCTGGCAATTTCGCTCGATACCGCTGCTCGTCAGGCCGCGGCCTTTGGCCACACGTTGCGCGATGAGGTTCGCATCCTGCTGCTGCATGGGTTGCTGCACCTCTCCGGGATGGACCACGAGACGGACAAGGGCGAGATGGCCGCCCGCGAGGCCGAGCTTCGGCACGAGCTGCGTCTGCCCGTCACACTGATCGAGCGTGTGTCTTCAATAAAGAAGCGAGTGAACCACGGGAGGAGAGCATGA
- a CDS encoding isoprenylcysteine carboxylmethyltransferase family protein, with the protein MSERTQWQRIARRIRVPLGFIFAAVFLWLARPTWHTMLASLLLVVPGVWLRAYAAGYVRKNAELTRTGPYAHTRNPLYLGSMMIAFGFAAAAGSWIILIALAILFAAIYLPTIRSEEMYLREHFAGFDEYAKNVPRLLPRLTAAPTADVSGSFSSKLYLHHREYNASMGAIAIYAALAARLLLLKR; encoded by the coding sequence GTGAGTGAACGAACCCAATGGCAGCGGATCGCCCGTCGTATCCGCGTCCCCCTCGGATTTATCTTTGCCGCGGTCTTCCTGTGGCTTGCCCGGCCGACCTGGCACACCATGCTAGCCAGCCTTCTGCTGGTGGTTCCGGGGGTGTGGCTGCGCGCCTATGCTGCCGGGTATGTGCGCAAGAATGCAGAGCTGACCCGCACCGGCCCCTACGCACATACGCGCAACCCGCTCTATCTCGGCTCCATGATGATCGCCTTTGGCTTTGCTGCGGCGGCGGGGAGCTGGATCATCCTGATCGCGTTGGCAATTCTGTTCGCGGCAATTTACCTGCCAACGATTCGCTCAGAAGAGATGTACCTGCGCGAGCACTTCGCCGGATTCGACGAGTACGCGAAAAACGTCCCGCGACTGCTGCCCCGGCTGACTGCCGCACCGACCGCAGACGTTTCCGGAAGTTTTTCGTCCAAGCTCTATCTGCACCACCGCGAGTACAATGCCAGCATGGGTGCCATCGCCATCTACGCGGCGCTGGCAGCGCGCCTGCTGTTGCTTAAGCGGTAG
- a CDS encoding tetratricopeptide repeat protein gives MKKHFGLFKISTLTIALLMVVAMAHPSRSMAQTTASIHGHVNNPLNQAITKGDVKLTTDRTSDAKSRKYQYTFPIDGNGDFKGTGIAPGNYVAVVFVDDKSIDYNDSVALLANDDKVVNFDMSRKEYLDKMSPDEKKQLEEFKKKNSEAMAANSKIADLNKTLVQARADTKAGNYDAAITAMQSATTAKPDEPILWVALGDAQLGAANGAAKAGTAATDPGLQKKFADAAESYKKAIDLNTAEKKPNPQTAAAAYNQLGQALSKSGNNADATAAYDNAAKADPTNAGMYYFNEAATFYNSGKLDEAGTAADKAIAADPKRADAYYIKGQALIPKATVDPKTQKIVAPPGCVEAYQQYLALAPDGPHAADVKGILTGIGAKVESSYKASSKKK, from the coding sequence GTGAAGAAGCATTTCGGATTATTCAAGATAAGCACCCTGACCATCGCGCTGCTGATGGTCGTCGCCATGGCGCACCCGTCGCGGTCGATGGCGCAGACGACGGCAAGCATTCATGGCCACGTCAACAACCCTCTCAACCAGGCGATCACCAAGGGCGACGTCAAGCTGACGACCGACCGCACCTCAGACGCGAAGAGCCGCAAGTATCAGTACACCTTCCCCATCGACGGGAACGGCGACTTCAAGGGAACGGGCATCGCGCCCGGCAATTATGTCGCGGTGGTCTTCGTCGATGACAAGAGCATCGACTACAACGACAGTGTGGCGCTGCTGGCCAACGACGATAAGGTCGTGAACTTCGACATGAGCCGTAAGGAATACCTCGACAAGATGTCTCCCGACGAGAAGAAGCAGCTCGAAGAGTTCAAGAAGAAGAACTCCGAAGCGATGGCGGCCAACTCCAAGATCGCCGACCTGAACAAGACGCTCGTCCAGGCCCGCGCCGACACCAAGGCAGGCAACTACGACGCTGCGATCACTGCCATGCAGAGCGCGACCACGGCCAAGCCCGATGAGCCCATTCTGTGGGTTGCACTCGGCGATGCGCAGCTTGGTGCAGCCAACGGCGCGGCAAAGGCAGGTACCGCAGCCACCGATCCCGGCCTGCAGAAGAAGTTCGCCGATGCAGCGGAATCCTACAAGAAAGCGATTGACCTGAACACGGCCGAGAAGAAGCCCAATCCGCAGACGGCGGCAGCGGCCTACAACCAGCTAGGACAGGCATTGAGCAAGAGCGGAAACAACGCAGACGCCACCGCGGCCTACGACAACGCGGCCAAGGCCGATCCCACCAACGCCGGGATGTACTACTTCAACGAGGCTGCCACCTTCTATAACTCAGGCAAGCTCGATGAAGCAGGCACCGCCGCCGATAAGGCCATCGCCGCTGATCCGAAGCGCGCCGATGCCTATTACATCAAGGGCCAGGCACTGATTCCGAAGGCGACCGTCGATCCCAAGACGCAGAAGATCGTCGCTCCTCCGGGATGCGTCGAGGCCTATCAGCAGTACCTTGCGCTCGCTCCGGATGGCCCTCACGCCGCCGACGTGAAGGGAATTCTCACGGGCATCGGCGCCAAGGTTGAATCGAGCTACAAGGCCTCCAGTAAGAAGAAGTAA
- the queC gene encoding 7-cyano-7-deazaguanine synthase QueC encodes MTQPDQTRPRAVVCLSGGMDSCVCASLAARDYDVYAVHFSYGQRTEARELRSAEEIARLTGVRELLPLKMDLFRKIGGSALTDENIAVPTGGDEASIGHEIPVTYVPFRNAHFLSAAVSWAEVLGAKTVFIGAVEQDSSGYPDCRPAYYNAFNKLIEMGTKEGDIRIVTPLIELRKSEIVRLGVELGAPFHVSWSCYSGETVACGVCESCLLRLRAFREAGATDPIPYASA; translated from the coding sequence ATGACCCAGCCTGATCAAACCCGACCCCGTGCCGTCGTCTGCCTCTCGGGCGGCATGGACTCCTGCGTCTGCGCCTCGCTGGCCGCGCGCGACTACGACGTGTATGCCGTGCACTTCAGCTATGGCCAGCGCACCGAGGCCCGCGAGCTGCGCTCCGCAGAGGAGATCGCCCGCCTCACCGGGGTGCGTGAGCTGCTTCCGCTCAAGATGGACCTCTTCCGCAAGATCGGCGGGTCGGCCCTGACGGATGAGAACATCGCGGTCCCCACCGGAGGCGACGAGGCCAGCATCGGCCATGAGATTCCAGTCACTTACGTCCCTTTCCGCAACGCCCATTTCCTCTCGGCGGCGGTAAGCTGGGCCGAGGTGCTGGGGGCGAAGACGGTCTTCATCGGTGCGGTCGAGCAGGACAGCTCAGGCTACCCCGACTGCCGTCCGGCGTATTACAACGCGTTCAATAAACTCATTGAGATGGGGACAAAAGAGGGCGATATTCGGATCGTTACCCCGCTGATCGAGCTGCGCAAGAGCGAGATCGTGCGGCTGGGAGTTGAACTGGGTGCTCCGTTCCATGTAAGTTGGTCTTGTTATTCTGGCGAAACCGTGGCCTGCGGCGTCTGCGAGAGCTGCCTGCTGCGGCTGCGTGCCTTTCGCGAAGCCGGGGCCACAGATCCGATACCGTATGCCAGCGCCTGA
- the glp gene encoding gephyrin-like molybdotransferase Glp produces the protein MNHILDFDEALSVVQRHASSLQRLESEVEPLLGCLGRVLAEPVTAGRDQPPFDRSTRDGFAMRAADAAERLRLIGQIRAGERWFGPLPEAGEAIEIMTGAPVPEGTDAVAMVEHIEQDGESLRLSEGRSLRSGENIVPRGSEARVGDVVLARGTSVAAAEIALAAACGRSGLFVYRKPRVAIVATGDELVELDETPDDQQIRNSNSYGLAALVAEAGGEAVRLPIARDRHDDLEKSIVEARSSDLLLLSGGVSMGKYDLVEEVLHTMGAEFFFTGVKMQPGKPLVFGRLPASGDFPAQYFFGLPGNPVSTQVTFHCFVAPVLRVLAGAVASPPRFAQATLAEDVAVKPGLTRVLPARLTHDRVRPEVRIVAWQGSGDLAANARANCYAVFPPDKERFAAGDVITILLR, from the coding sequence ATGAACCACATCCTCGACTTCGACGAAGCGTTGAGCGTGGTGCAACGTCACGCCTCCAGCCTGCAGAGGCTGGAGAGCGAGGTGGAACCGCTGCTCGGCTGTCTCGGCCGCGTCCTGGCCGAGCCGGTCACCGCAGGCCGGGACCAGCCGCCGTTCGACCGCTCGACCCGTGATGGATTTGCTATGCGGGCAGCGGATGCTGCGGAACGGCTGCGGCTGATTGGGCAGATACGCGCAGGAGAACGCTGGTTCGGCCCGCTGCCGGAGGCTGGAGAGGCCATCGAGATCATGACCGGCGCTCCTGTGCCCGAAGGTACGGACGCCGTGGCGATGGTCGAGCACATCGAGCAGGATGGCGAGTCCCTGCGCTTGTCCGAGGGCCGCTCGCTGCGCTCCGGGGAGAACATCGTGCCGCGAGGCAGCGAGGCCCGTGTCGGCGATGTGGTGCTCGCCAGGGGAACGTCGGTTGCAGCAGCGGAGATCGCGCTCGCCGCCGCCTGTGGCCGCTCCGGGTTGTTCGTCTACCGCAAGCCGCGTGTGGCCATCGTGGCGACGGGCGACGAGTTGGTGGAGCTGGACGAGACTCCCGACGATCAGCAGATACGGAACTCGAACAGCTACGGGCTCGCCGCTCTGGTGGCAGAGGCGGGAGGAGAAGCGGTACGCCTACCCATAGCTCGCGACCGGCACGACGATCTGGAGAAGAGCATCGTCGAGGCGCGAAGCAGCGACCTGCTGCTGCTCTCGGGCGGTGTTTCGATGGGCAAGTACGATCTGGTGGAAGAGGTGCTGCACACGATGGGCGCTGAGTTCTTCTTTACCGGCGTGAAGATGCAACCGGGCAAGCCGTTGGTCTTCGGCAGGCTCCCGGCCAGCGGCGACTTTCCTGCGCAATACTTCTTCGGCTTGCCCGGTAATCCTGTTTCGACGCAGGTGACGTTCCACTGCTTCGTCGCGCCGGTACTGCGCGTTCTGGCAGGGGCCGTCGCGTCGCCGCCGCGCTTCGCCCAGGCGACGCTGGCTGAAGACGTAGCGGTCAAGCCGGGCCTGACCCGTGTGCTCCCCGCGCGTCTGACGCACGACCGCGTGCGTCCCGAGGTGCGTATCGTAGCGTGGCAGGGCTCAGGCGACCTTGCCGCCAACGCCCGCGCCAACTGCTACGCTGTCTTCCCTCCGGACAAAGAACGCTTTGCCGCAGGAGACGTGATTACGATCCTGCTGAGATAG
- a CDS encoding glycosyltransferase family 9 protein, which produces MLIVRIGAMGDVLHAMPAVAALRQRHPDWFIGWAIDPCWRELLQSSAISQRGAAMPLVDRCYVVPTREWKRQPISLETLSSIRAVRRELRGEQFDLCVDMQGSIRSSMIGWMAGAGEFAGPAEPREQPARWMYGEKIPMSAAHVIEQGCELLGAAVGERLAPAKIELPLDNAAEAWRDELLAQLVPDGRKFALIAPSAGWGAKQWPAERYGAVAAALAQAGYVPLVNAVFAGDILANAVVDASGGTAVLVPCSVGQLIALTRRASLVVAGDTGPLHLAAALERPVVALFGPTDPARNGPYGTASRVLRHPSSKKDHTRHAAPEEGLMQITADEVIAAAFDLLRPTR; this is translated from the coding sequence GTGTTGATTGTTCGCATCGGCGCAATGGGCGACGTGCTGCACGCCATGCCCGCCGTTGCGGCGTTGCGGCAGCGGCATCCGGACTGGTTTATCGGATGGGCGATTGATCCCTGCTGGAGAGAGTTGCTGCAATCGAGCGCTATATCGCAGCGTGGTGCGGCGATGCCGCTGGTCGATCGCTGCTATGTGGTGCCGACGCGGGAGTGGAAGCGGCAACCGATTTCGCTGGAGACGCTTTCGAGCATTCGTGCGGTGCGACGGGAGTTGCGCGGGGAGCAGTTCGATCTCTGCGTCGATATGCAGGGCTCGATACGCTCCTCGATGATCGGCTGGATGGCGGGAGCGGGGGAATTTGCCGGTCCGGCTGAACCTCGTGAGCAGCCCGCGCGATGGATGTATGGCGAGAAGATACCGATGAGCGCGGCGCATGTGATCGAGCAGGGCTGCGAATTGCTCGGAGCCGCTGTCGGTGAGCGGCTGGCTCCGGCGAAGATCGAGTTGCCGCTGGACAATGCTGCGGAGGCGTGGCGGGATGAGCTTCTCGCGCAGCTTGTGCCCGATGGCAGGAAATTTGCGCTGATTGCGCCCTCAGCCGGGTGGGGCGCGAAGCAGTGGCCTGCGGAGCGCTATGGTGCGGTCGCGGCTGCGTTGGCGCAGGCTGGCTATGTTCCTCTGGTCAATGCAGTTTTTGCTGGAGACATCCTTGCCAACGCGGTCGTTGACGCCAGCGGTGGCACGGCGGTCTTGGTTCCGTGCTCCGTGGGTCAGCTTATTGCACTGACCCGGCGCGCCAGCCTTGTGGTCGCCGGGGATACTGGCCCTTTGCATCTGGCTGCGGCGCTGGAGCGGCCTGTGGTTGCGCTGTTTGGGCCTACCGATCCGGCGCGGAACGGGCCTTACGGAACGGCTTCGCGGGTGCTGCGCCACCCTTCCAGCAAAAAGGATCACACCCGCCACGCGGCCCCCGAAGAGGGCCTGATGCAGATTACGGCGGACGAGGTCATCGCGGCGGCGTTCGACCTGTTGCGGCCGACACGATAA
- a CDS encoding DUF2007 domain-containing protein, which produces MAEKPQDPEEYVTVAEFIEPVFAQMAKGALESAGIECFLEGEHVNSLLSGAFWVQLQVHQKDEEAAREILDSAEGPGGASAAAERAFDNPDLETDPQDDPA; this is translated from the coding sequence ATGGCCGAGAAGCCGCAGGATCCCGAAGAGTATGTGACCGTCGCCGAGTTCATCGAGCCGGTCTTCGCGCAGATGGCCAAGGGTGCGCTCGAGTCGGCAGGCATTGAGTGTTTCCTCGAAGGCGAGCACGTCAACAGCCTGCTCTCCGGTGCCTTCTGGGTGCAGTTGCAGGTGCATCAAAAGGACGAAGAGGCCGCTCGCGAGATCCTCGATTCCGCTGAGGGTCCCGGTGGCGCTTCCGCGGCCGCTGAGCGTGCATTCGATAACCCAGACCTAGAAACAGACCCCCAAGATGACCCAGCCTGA
- a CDS encoding hemolysin family protein: MTPLYFLIFAVLLVILTLAAYVDRVYSEMGKFLAREYQDNIDVWEEFVEPKLRLGRESVALSASVLRQLSVAAIALVMGLRLYTTTPLRPTLARSPSGSEIALAIFEIILLILIFDRLLPQILFTRTRGLWIARIRYLLQALFYLILPVTLLLGLLLSIAALAEPEDAQEEEHPSEAMEALLEAGEEEGILEESDRELVRSVVEFGDKVVHEVMTPRPEIFAVPGSMSLERFTDEIAKHVFSRVPVYSNSLDNITGIIFAHDLLQIPDSEAGARRVAQLQRPAAFVPETKRVAELLREMQREKQHMSIVIDEYGGVAGLVTIEDLIEAIVGEIADEHDEPEEDDTPIRESDGSYIVSGSFEISRLRDLFADQFEPSTRPAEGIESTDSEEFTSRDTKDDPTALRLPEHYESTTLGGLVSEMAGHIPLPGEVVEEDGLRLEVLASTDRRIDRIRVSLTHPPAAN; this comes from the coding sequence ATGACTCCTCTTTACTTCCTCATCTTCGCCGTGCTGCTGGTGATCCTGACGCTGGCCGCGTATGTGGACCGCGTCTACTCGGAGATGGGCAAGTTTCTCGCCCGCGAATATCAGGACAACATCGATGTGTGGGAAGAGTTCGTCGAGCCGAAGCTGCGGCTGGGGCGCGAGTCGGTCGCGCTGTCCGCCTCCGTCCTGCGCCAGCTCAGCGTGGCTGCCATTGCGCTGGTGATGGGGCTGCGGCTCTATACCACTACGCCTCTGCGGCCAACGCTTGCGCGCAGCCCCAGCGGGTCGGAGATTGCGCTGGCGATCTTCGAGATCATCCTGCTGATCCTCATCTTCGACCGGTTGTTGCCGCAAATCCTCTTTACCCGCACCCGCGGCCTGTGGATCGCTCGCATTCGTTATCTCTTGCAGGCGCTGTTTTATCTCATTCTTCCGGTCACGCTGCTGCTGGGGCTGCTGCTCTCGATTGCCGCGCTGGCCGAGCCGGAGGACGCGCAGGAAGAAGAACATCCATCCGAGGCGATGGAGGCGCTGCTCGAAGCCGGAGAGGAAGAGGGCATCCTCGAAGAATCGGACCGCGAACTGGTGCGCTCGGTCGTCGAGTTCGGTGACAAGGTGGTGCACGAGGTGATGACGCCGCGCCCGGAGATCTTCGCCGTCCCCGGCAGCATGAGCCTTGAGCGCTTTACCGACGAGATTGCCAAGCACGTCTTCTCGCGGGTGCCGGTGTACTCCAACTCGCTCGATAACATTACCGGCATCATCTTCGCGCACGACCTGCTGCAGATTCCAGACAGCGAGGCCGGTGCTCGCAGAGTGGCCCAGTTGCAGCGCCCTGCGGCCTTTGTGCCGGAGACAAAGAGGGTCGCCGAGCTGCTGCGTGAGATGCAGCGCGAGAAGCAGCACATGAGCATCGTTATCGACGAATACGGTGGGGTGGCAGGGTTGGTCACGATCGAAGACCTGATCGAAGCCATCGTGGGCGAGATCGCCGACGAGCACGATGAGCCCGAGGAGGACGACACGCCCATCCGCGAATCGGACGGCTCCTACATTGTCTCGGGCAGCTTCGAGATATCGCGGCTGCGCGACCTCTTTGCCGACCAGTTCGAGCCGTCGACGCGGCCTGCCGAGGGCATCGAGTCCACAGATTCCGAGGAGTTTACCTCGCGCGACACCAAAGATGATCCAACCGCTCTACGCTTGCCGGAGCACTATGAGTCCACGACACTCGGCGGCCTGGTCTCGGAGATGGCGGGGCATATTCCGCTACCGGGCGAAGTCGTCGAAGAAGATGGTTTGCGATTGGAAGTCTTGGCCAGCACCGACCGGCGCATCGACCGCATTCGCGTCAGCCTGACTCATCCACCTGCGGCGAATTAG
- a CDS encoding family 16 glycosylhydrolase, with amino-acid sequence MIDIEPPSTLSIPATALSKWKPGLMRFLSYACFGCAVLLVGGFAVAQSLAPVSPSSQWKLSWSDEFNGAKGSAPDRAKWSFDIGGNNPNNELESYTSRLANVQQKNGDLIITARKENFTGTDGVARQYTSARLRTKGLFSQTYGRFEASIKLPLGKGIWPAFWMLGDDIDSSGWPKCGEIDIFENIGEPSISYSTLHGPGYSGAHGISAKFPLPAGEAVNIGFHLYAVEWAPNDIKFFLDDKLVAERTPADLPAGTTWVYDHPFFIILNVAVGGAWPGDPDATTKFPQKMLVNYVRVYTRSGESQAR; translated from the coding sequence ATGATCGACATCGAACCCCCAAGTACACTCTCCATCCCCGCCACCGCGCTCTCGAAGTGGAAGCCCGGTCTGATGCGGTTTCTCAGCTATGCCTGCTTCGGCTGCGCGGTTTTGCTGGTCGGCGGTTTTGCCGTGGCGCAATCGCTCGCTCCGGTTTCGCCCTCGTCCCAATGGAAACTCTCATGGAGCGACGAGTTCAATGGCGCGAAGGGATCTGCTCCCGATCGTGCGAAGTGGTCGTTCGATATAGGCGGAAACAACCCCAATAACGAACTGGAGAGTTACACCAGCCGTCTGGCAAACGTGCAGCAGAAGAATGGCGATCTGATTATTACGGCGCGGAAAGAGAACTTTACTGGGACTGATGGCGTTGCCCGTCAATATACCTCGGCCCGTCTTCGGACGAAGGGCCTGTTCTCGCAGACATACGGGCGTTTCGAGGCCAGCATCAAGCTGCCTTTGGGCAAAGGCATCTGGCCCGCTTTCTGGATGCTGGGCGATGACATCGATTCGTCAGGCTGGCCGAAGTGCGGTGAGATCGACATCTTCGAGAACATCGGCGAGCCTTCCATCAGCTACAGCACTCTCCATGGGCCCGGCTACAGCGGAGCGCATGGCATCTCGGCGAAGTTTCCTTTGCCTGCCGGAGAGGCCGTCAATATCGGCTTTCACCTCTATGCAGTGGAGTGGGCGCCGAATGACATCAAGTTCTTTCTCGACGACAAGCTCGTCGCTGAACGCACGCCAGCCGATCTCCCCGCAGGGACGACGTGGGTCTACGACCATCCGTTCTTCATCATTCTGAACGTCGCCGTGGGCGGTGCATGGCCGGGAGATCCGGACGCAACCACGAAGTTTCCGCAGAAGATGCTGGTCAACTACGTCCGCGTCTACACCCGCTCCGGGGAAAGCCAGGCCCGATGA
- a CDS encoding PhoH family protein produces MMKKSLEITPGIEPLYGTHDENLKLLEDGLHVTIDLRSDAIQVTGDAASIDRVERIFTDFDSLRKSGVNLSNGELNGMLKLVVADPSVTLRSLVDSGKQRSAGVKRMVQPRSPNQRKYVEAIEQSDMVFGVGPAGTGKTYLAVAMAASALMSKKVSRIILVRPAVEAGERLGFLPGSLQEKVDPYLRPLYDALYDLLDPMKVDKMLETNVIEVAPLAFMRGRTLNDAFIIMDEAQNTTMEQMKMFLTRMGNNSKAVITGDLTQTDLPNPKKSGLLEALNVLDGVEGIRFCHFEDVDVVRHQLVQRIVRAYDSYGRAQQQLPLPIGDTTLPDANLTAIAPAKTVAKPQ; encoded by the coding sequence TTGATGAAAAAATCCCTGGAAATCACTCCTGGCATTGAGCCCCTCTATGGGACCCACGACGAAAACCTCAAGCTGCTCGAAGATGGTCTTCATGTCACGATTGACCTTCGTTCCGACGCCATCCAGGTAACCGGGGACGCCGCCAGTATCGACCGGGTCGAACGTATTTTTACGGATTTTGATTCTCTCCGCAAATCAGGCGTCAATCTCTCCAACGGCGAGCTCAACGGCATGTTGAAGCTCGTCGTCGCCGATCCCTCGGTTACGCTGCGTTCGCTGGTCGATTCCGGCAAGCAGCGCTCCGCCGGGGTGAAGCGCATGGTGCAGCCGCGTTCGCCCAACCAGCGAAAGTACGTCGAGGCCATCGAGCAGAGCGATATGGTCTTTGGCGTGGGGCCTGCGGGTACGGGCAAGACGTATCTTGCCGTCGCTATGGCGGCTTCGGCGCTGATGTCGAAGAAAGTTAGCCGCATCATTCTTGTGCGTCCTGCGGTCGAGGCTGGCGAGCGGTTGGGTTTTCTACCCGGATCGTTGCAGGAGAAGGTCGATCCTTACCTGCGGCCGCTCTATGACGCGCTCTACGATCTGCTCGATCCCATGAAGGTCGATAAGATGCTGGAGACGAACGTCATCGAGGTGGCTCCGCTGGCGTTTATGCGCGGCCGCACGCTTAACGACGCCTTCATCATCATGGACGAGGCGCAGAACACCACCATGGAACAGATGAAGATGTTCCTCACGCGCATGGGAAATAATTCGAAGGCCGTTATTACCGGCGACCTGACGCAGACGGACTTGCCCAATCCGAAGAAGTCGGGGCTGCTGGAGGCGCTGAACGTTCTCGATGGCGTGGAAGGCATTCGTTTCTGCCACTTCGAGGACGTGGATGTGGTGCGGCACCAGCTTGTGCAGCGCATCGTTCGCGCCTACGACAGCTATGGCCGCGCGCAGCAGCAACTGCCGCTGCCTATCGGCGACACCACCTTACCCGATGCCAACCTGACGGCCATCGCGCCCGCGAAGACGGTTGCCAAGCCTCAGTAG
- a CDS encoding DUF3108 domain-containing protein, translating to MQAFAQSQIPTLQPPPTGYAFPTQETLSYTVDWRVFTAGTAVFHLTRDGNVQKVNATADSVGGVTMLFPVVDRFQSGFDTRTGCSTGFSKQLQEGRRKVSSDLSFNYAQGKQNLVERNLVKGTSKTQTASIPACVTDSLSAIFYAASQPLILGKTVSFPLADSMRTVTVTMKVEAREEIKTPAGTFQTIRVQPTADEGVVKNRGKIWIWYTDDPRHIPVQIRAQLFWGTITFHLQSYDTK from the coding sequence GTGCAGGCGTTCGCGCAGTCGCAGATTCCCACGCTGCAACCGCCGCCGACCGGCTACGCCTTCCCCACGCAGGAGACGCTGAGCTACACCGTCGACTGGCGCGTCTTTACCGCCGGGACCGCAGTGTTCCACCTGACCCGCGATGGCAACGTGCAGAAGGTGAACGCCACCGCCGATTCCGTCGGCGGCGTGACTATGCTCTTCCCGGTCGTCGACCGCTTCCAGTCGGGCTTCGATACGCGCACCGGCTGCTCCACAGGGTTCAGCAAGCAGTTGCAGGAGGGCCGCCGCAAGGTCTCGAGCGACCTTAGCTTCAACTACGCACAGGGCAAGCAGAATCTGGTCGAGCGCAATCTGGTCAAGGGCACATCGAAGACGCAGACGGCATCGATCCCAGCTTGCGTCACCGACTCCCTCTCGGCCATCTTCTATGCGGCTTCGCAGCCACTCATCCTCGGCAAGACGGTCAGCTTTCCGCTGGCTGACTCCATGCGCACCGTCACCGTCACCATGAAGGTCGAAGCCCGCGAAGAGATCAAGACCCCGGCGGGGACGTTCCAGACGATCCGCGTGCAGCCCACGGCGGACGAGGGCGTGGTGAAGAACCGCGGCAAGATCTGGATCTGGTACACGGACGATCCCCGGCATATCCCGGTGCAGATTCGCGCCCAGCTCTTCTGGGGGACGATTACGTTTCACCTTCAGTCGTACGACACGAAATAG